A window of the Brassica napus cultivar Da-Ae chromosome A2, Da-Ae, whole genome shotgun sequence genome harbors these coding sequences:
- the LOC125586149 gene encoding aromatic aminotransferase ISS1-like codes for MGSFGMLSRRTLGTDTPVMTQIRKLMAELTNPMSLAQGVVHWQPPKKALDKVKDIVWDPIVSSYGPDEGIPELRHALQIKLRQENKLTESAVMVTAGANQAFVNLVLALCDPGDSVVMFQPYYFNAYMAFQMTGVTNIIVGPGHPDTLYPDADWLEKTLSESKPTPKVVTVVNPGNPSGTYVPEPLLKRISKICKDAGCWLIVDNTYEYFMYDGLKHCCVEGDNIVNVFSFSKTYGMMGWRLGYIAYSERLDGFAAELLKIQDNIPICASIISQRLALYALEEGAGWITERVKGLVKNREIVKEALEPLGKENVKGGEGAIYLWAKLPEEHGDDFKVVRWLAHRHGVVVIPGSASGGSGYVRVSFGGLKEEEMRAAAGRLRKGLEELVHLGMVE; via the exons ATGGGATCGTTCGGGATGCTGTCGAGGAGAACATTGGGCACTGATACCCCCGTCATGACTCAG ATTCGGAAATTAATGGCGGAATTGACAAACCCCATGTCTCTTGCTCAG GGAGTGGTGCATTGGCAGCCTCCTAAAAAGGCCTTGGACAAGGTCAAGGACATTGTCTGGGATCCTATTGTTAGTTCTTATGGTCCCGACGAAGGTATTCCCGAGCTTAGACACGCTCTTCAGATTAAG CTGCGTCAAGAAAACAAGCTAACTGAATCAGCAGTGATGGTCACCGCTGGTGCCAATCAG GCGTTTGTGAATCTTGTTCTTGCACTTTGCGATCCTGGTGATTCGGTTGTCATGTTCCAGCCCTACTACTTCAATGCCTACATGGCCTTCCAGATGACTGGTGTTACCAACATCATCGTTGGTCCTGGCCATCCTGATACTCTCTACCCCGACGCAG acTGGTTAGAGAAGACGCTCTCTGAGTCTAAACCCACCCCAAAAGTTGTAACTGTAGTGAATCCTGGTAACCCAAGCGGCACCTATGTCCCTGAACCGCTTCTCAAGAGGATTTCAAAGATATGCAAAGATGCAGGGTGTTGGCTGATTGTAGATAACACATACGA GTATTTCATGTATGACGGTTTAAAACATTGCTGCGTTGAAGGAGACAACATAGTTAacgtcttctccttctccaaaaCCTATGGCATGATGGGTTGGAGGCTTGGATAT ATAGCTTACTCAGAGAGACTAGATGGGTTTGCGGCAGAGCTCTTGAAAATTCAAGACAACATCCCAATCTGTGCCTCCATAATATCTCAGCGCCTGGCTTTATACGCACTAGAGGAGGGTGCTGGGTGGATAACAGAGCGGGTAAAGGGTCTGGTGAAGAACAGGGAGATTGTTAAAGAGGCCCTTGAGCCGCTGGGGAAGGAGAACGTGAAGGGAGGAGAAGGAGCGATATACTTGTGGGCAAAACTACCGGAGGAACATGGAGATGATTTCAAGGTGGTGAGGTGGCTGGCTCACCGTCATGGAGTGGTGGTGATCCCGGGGAGTGCAAGTGGTGGTTCAGGGTATGTCAGGGTGTCGTTTGGAGGGTTGAAGGAGGAAGAAATGAGAGCTGCTGCGGGGAGGCTGAGGAAAGGATTAGAGGAGCTAGTTCACCTTGGAATGGTGGAGTGA